Proteins from one Embleya scabrispora genomic window:
- a CDS encoding DedA family protein yields MDAVHEWVDRLGDLPPLYAYVVIALVAIIETGLLLGVFAPAEPVLLLGGLLTSTGHLALVPVLIIATSAALAGDTLGYLSGRHRSERIRTGRLGRTVGEHRWERAEEMFTRGRGAGGVTVMLGRWVAFARTLLPRLAGAAGMPYRRFAPWNAVGILVWVPGSIMLGRLAGSAYPSAASVPGWIGAAIVAIGIVAGTVTLIRRRRRRKAEEDGSSAFADPNADAASGDAARRDFAGATSATREDSVA; encoded by the coding sequence GTGGATGCCGTGCACGAGTGGGTGGACCGGCTGGGAGATCTCCCGCCGCTATACGCCTATGTCGTGATCGCACTGGTCGCCATCATCGAGACGGGTCTGCTGCTCGGCGTCTTCGCCCCCGCGGAACCGGTGCTCCTGCTCGGGGGACTGCTCACCTCGACCGGACACCTGGCGCTGGTGCCGGTACTGATCATCGCGACCTCGGCCGCGCTCGCCGGGGACACTCTCGGTTACCTCTCCGGCAGACATCGCAGCGAACGGATACGAACCGGGCGCCTCGGGCGCACGGTGGGCGAGCATCGGTGGGAACGGGCGGAGGAGATGTTCACCCGCGGGCGGGGCGCCGGCGGCGTGACGGTGATGCTCGGTCGGTGGGTCGCTTTCGCCCGCACGCTGCTGCCGCGACTGGCCGGGGCGGCGGGGATGCCCTATCGACGGTTCGCCCCGTGGAACGCGGTCGGCATCCTGGTGTGGGTGCCGGGCTCGATCATGCTGGGCCGGCTCGCGGGCAGCGCCTACCCGTCGGCGGCGAGCGTGCCCGGTTGGATAGGGGCCGCGATCGTGGCGATCGGGATCGTCGCCGGGACGGTCACCCTCATTCGGCGCCGGCGGCGGCGCAAGGCCGAGGAGGACGGCTCCTCGGCGTTCGCGGACCCCAACGCCGACGCCGCGTCGGGTGACGCGGCGCGCCGCGACTTCGCGGGGGCCACGTCGGCGACCCGGGAGGACAGCGTCGCCTGA
- a CDS encoding GNAT family N-acetyltransferase, with protein sequence MNDIQIRPANRDDLAAIVGLLMDDALGSGRESQEDMTPYLAAFDRLSADPNQELVVMTRPDPETGAPKVIGTLQLTIVPGLSQRGTTRALVEAVRIRSTERGNGLGTTLMHWTIQRARERGATLIQLTSNNTRENAHRFYRTLGFTDSHVGFKLTLQ encoded by the coding sequence ATGAACGACATCCAAATCCGGCCGGCGAACCGCGACGACCTCGCCGCCATAGTCGGCCTCCTGATGGACGACGCCCTGGGTTCGGGACGGGAGTCGCAGGAGGACATGACCCCCTACCTGGCCGCCTTCGACCGCCTGTCGGCCGATCCGAACCAGGAACTGGTGGTGATGACCCGCCCGGACCCGGAAACCGGCGCTCCGAAGGTGATCGGCACTCTCCAACTCACCATCGTCCCGGGCCTGTCCCAACGCGGCACGACCCGGGCCCTGGTGGAGGCGGTCCGCATCCGAAGCACCGAACGCGGCAACGGCCTCGGCACGACCTTGATGCACTGGACCATCCAACGCGCCCGAGAACGAGGCGCCACCCTGATCCAACTAACCTCCAACAACACCCGAGAAAACGCCCACCGCTTCTACCGCACCCTGGGCTTCACAGACTCCCACGTAGGCTTCAAACTCACCCTGCAATAA
- a CDS encoding PPOX class F420-dependent oxidoreductase codes for MTSPGTPEDLDRLAAGKYVLLTTFRRDGRAVGTPVWVFRDGDALGVWTARSSGKVKRIRNSGRVTVAECDARGRVRGVAVPGVASVLDAAGTERYRGLIRRKFGVVGWVTLLGSRVRRGVGGTVGVRVVLGERG; via the coding sequence ATGACTTCGCCCGGGACGCCCGAGGATCTGGATCGACTCGCGGCGGGCAAATACGTCCTGCTGACCACGTTTCGCCGGGACGGGCGGGCGGTGGGCACGCCGGTGTGGGTGTTCCGCGACGGCGATGCGCTCGGGGTGTGGACGGCGCGGTCGTCCGGGAAGGTGAAGCGGATTCGTAACAGCGGGCGGGTCACGGTCGCCGAGTGTGATGCGCGGGGGCGTGTGCGGGGGGTGGCGGTGCCGGGGGTCGCGTCGGTGTTGGATGCGGCCGGGACGGAGCGGTATCGGGGGTTGATTCGGCGCAAGTTCGGCGTGGTGGGGTGGGTGACGCTGCTGGGGAGCCGGGTGCGGCGGGGGGTTGGGGGGACGGTGGGTGTGCGGGTTGTGCTTGGGGAGCGCGGGTAG
- a CDS encoding GNAT family N-acetyltransferase — MSRTSEETRVQVRPAVEADGTSLAEIDHLTWSPDVTPAPRWAVDKVFFRDADHVRDTLVAHEDDLVVGYLQLERSTLCPASGHVQIINGLAVHPDHQGRRIGRLLLTAAEAEARRRGARRITLRVLGGNTSARALYAACGYRIEGVLEGEFLLAGRYVDDVLMALDLTNET; from the coding sequence ATGTCGCGCACATCGGAGGAAACCCGCGTCCAGGTCCGCCCCGCCGTCGAGGCCGACGGGACCAGTCTTGCCGAGATAGACCACCTCACGTGGTCCCCCGACGTCACCCCCGCCCCCCGCTGGGCGGTCGACAAGGTCTTCTTCCGCGACGCCGACCACGTGCGCGACACCCTCGTCGCCCACGAGGACGACCTCGTCGTCGGCTATCTGCAACTCGAACGCTCGACCCTGTGCCCGGCCTCCGGCCACGTACAGATCATCAACGGCCTCGCGGTGCACCCCGACCACCAGGGCCGCCGGATCGGCCGACTGCTGCTGACCGCGGCCGAGGCCGAGGCGCGCCGGCGCGGTGCCCGCCGCATCACCCTGCGGGTGCTCGGCGGCAACACGTCCGCGCGCGCCCTGTACGCGGCCTGCGGCTATCGGATCGAGGGGGTCCTGGAGGGGGAGTTCCTGCTCGCCGGGCGCTATGTCGACGACGTGCTGATGGCGCTCGATCTCACGAACGAGACCTAG
- a CDS encoding SDR family oxidoreductase: protein MRIVIAGGHGKIALRLERLLADRGHTVVGFIRNPDHANDLVAAGAEPVVCDLERASVEEVAEHLAGADAVVFAAGAGPGSTRERTMTVDYGGAVLLADAAEDAGVRRYVIVSSMGASTAPPADTDPDFALYLTAKGEADEDLRSRGALDLTILRPGRLTDDPGTGLIALSEREGGGAIRRDDVAAILAELIAEPGTIGRTLEVVGGDVPVAEAVKYAAARSRS, encoded by the coding sequence ATGCGCATTGTCATCGCGGGTGGACACGGAAAGATCGCCCTTCGGCTGGAGCGCCTGCTCGCCGATCGCGGACACACGGTGGTCGGGTTCATTCGCAACCCCGATCACGCGAACGACCTGGTCGCGGCCGGTGCCGAGCCCGTCGTGTGCGATCTGGAGCGGGCCTCGGTGGAGGAGGTCGCCGAGCACCTGGCGGGCGCGGACGCGGTGGTGTTCGCGGCCGGCGCGGGCCCGGGCAGCACCCGTGAGCGCACCATGACCGTCGACTACGGCGGCGCGGTCCTGCTGGCGGACGCGGCCGAGGACGCGGGGGTGCGGCGCTACGTGATCGTCTCGTCGATGGGCGCCTCGACCGCGCCGCCGGCCGATACCGACCCGGACTTCGCGCTCTACCTGACCGCCAAGGGCGAGGCCGACGAGGACCTGCGCTCGCGCGGCGCGCTGGACCTGACCATCCTGCGTCCGGGCCGGCTCACCGACGATCCGGGCACCGGACTGATCGCGCTGTCCGAACGCGAGGGCGGCGGCGCGATCCGCCGGGACGACGTGGCGGCGATCCTGGCCGAACTGATCGCCGAACCCGGCACGATCGGTCGTACCCTTGAGGTGGTCGGCGGTGACGTGCCGGTCGCCGAGGCGGTCAAGTACGCGGCGGCTAGGTCTCGTTCGTGA
- a CDS encoding GNAT family N-acetyltransferase, with protein MTITPGPTIDTDLAHTRDLLFAYYNATAEEVGHAGWASPDLLPEWCRTDHDDPADYYAHPGAYFTAHLAGRPAGGVGVHLLDPGTAEVKRLYVLPHARGHGTARALMTRLHAHARAVGADRCVLDCLPQRTGAIALYEALGYRPIPPYREYTGHAPLSCFELRLDTI; from the coding sequence ATGACGATCACCCCGGGCCCGACCATCGACACCGACCTTGCGCACACCCGCGACCTGCTCTTCGCGTACTACAACGCGACCGCCGAGGAGGTCGGCCACGCCGGCTGGGCGTCCCCCGACCTGTTGCCCGAGTGGTGCCGCACCGACCACGACGACCCGGCCGACTACTACGCGCACCCCGGCGCCTACTTCACCGCGCATCTGGCCGGCCGGCCCGCGGGCGGCGTCGGCGTACACCTGCTCGACCCGGGCACGGCGGAGGTCAAGCGCCTGTACGTGCTCCCGCACGCCCGGGGCCACGGCACGGCCCGTGCGCTGATGACCCGCCTGCACGCACACGCCCGCGCCGTCGGCGCCGACCGCTGCGTCCTGGACTGCCTCCCGCAGCGCACCGGCGCGATCGCCCTGTACGAAGCGCTCGGCTACCGCCCCATCCCGCCGTACCGGGAATACACCGGCCACGCGCCGCTGTCCTGCTTCGAACTGCGCCTCGACACGATCTAA
- a CDS encoding bifunctional folylpolyglutamate synthase/dihydrofolate synthase: protein MDYRECVHVVEEYHRVRGNGRHFPELLAALGHPERALRGMQVVGTNGKGSTCAFAVAALNGMGLRVGSMPSPHLQEPRERIRVDGVPVSEEQYAAACTEVLDAIRATGLAYNASSLHAAAAAAHFRRAEVELVAAEANIGGQRTVVRKFGLDVKVLTGVGLDHTERLGGSEAEIARAKVGAAADGDHVLLGRLSAEAAEAAEEVLAGHAGLTVWRLGREILVQARDGGPGGTPLLEVRTPLGVHRDLVCTLPGAHQYDNLALAVAGVDALVQRGHVPAYHDERLRAGLATTRWPGRLELVASARVGHWSGRVLLDGATNVQGLATVAPEIARHARAADRVPPVVVFGVMREKPAARMLAALPVEWPVVMTRSGSGDAADPAALFALRAEAGSTRSDCVEPDVTAALGRAGKLAGEGGLVVVLGSHKLVGEARTALGLAPA from the coding sequence ATGGACTATCGCGAATGTGTGCACGTGGTCGAGGAGTATCACCGCGTGCGGGGGAACGGGCGGCACTTTCCGGAGTTGTTGGCGGCGTTGGGGCATCCGGAGCGGGCGTTGCGCGGGATGCAGGTGGTGGGGACCAACGGCAAGGGGTCCACGTGCGCGTTCGCGGTCGCGGCGTTGAACGGGATGGGGCTGCGGGTGGGGAGCATGCCGAGTCCGCATCTGCAGGAGCCGCGCGAGCGGATCCGGGTCGACGGGGTGCCGGTGTCCGAAGAGCAGTACGCGGCCGCCTGTACGGAGGTGCTGGACGCGATCCGGGCGACCGGACTGGCCTACAACGCCTCGTCGTTGCACGCCGCCGCGGCGGCGGCGCACTTTCGGCGGGCGGAGGTCGAACTGGTCGCGGCCGAGGCCAACATCGGCGGACAGCGGACGGTGGTGCGCAAGTTCGGACTCGATGTGAAGGTGCTCACCGGAGTCGGCCTGGACCACACCGAGCGGCTGGGCGGGAGCGAGGCGGAGATCGCCCGGGCCAAGGTCGGCGCGGCCGCGGACGGGGACCATGTGCTGCTCGGCCGCCTGTCGGCGGAGGCGGCCGAGGCGGCCGAGGAGGTATTGGCCGGGCATGCGGGGCTGACCGTGTGGCGGCTGGGGCGGGAGATCCTGGTCCAGGCACGGGACGGCGGCCCGGGCGGCACGCCGCTCCTCGAGGTACGGACGCCCCTGGGGGTGCATCGCGACCTGGTGTGCACGTTGCCGGGCGCGCACCAGTACGACAATCTCGCGCTCGCGGTGGCCGGCGTGGACGCCCTCGTACAGCGCGGCCATGTGCCCGCGTACCACGACGAGCGCTTGCGGGCGGGGTTGGCCACGACCCGCTGGCCCGGGCGGCTCGAACTGGTCGCGTCGGCGCGCGTGGGGCACTGGTCGGGGCGGGTGTTGCTGGACGGGGCGACGAACGTCCAGGGGCTGGCCACCGTCGCGCCGGAGATCGCCCGGCACGCACGGGCCGCGGATCGGGTGCCGCCGGTGGTCGTCTTCGGCGTCATGCGCGAGAAGCCCGCGGCGCGGATGTTGGCCGCGCTGCCGGTCGAGTGGCCCGTGGTGATGACCCGGAGCGGGTCCGGCGACGCGGCCGATCCGGCGGCGCTGTTCGCGCTGCGTGCGGAGGCCGGCTCGACGCGCTCCGACTGCGTCGAGCCGGACGTGACGGCGGCGCTGGGCCGCGCCGGGAAGCTGGCCGGGGAGGGCGGCCTGGTGGTGGTTTTGGGCTCGCACAAACTGGTCGGCGAGGCCCGCACCGCGCTGGGCCTGGCCCCCGCCTGA
- a CDS encoding polyprenol monophosphomannose synthase translates to MTDREQTSFADLGKVLVIIPTYNESENIEPIVARLRAAVPDVDVLIADDNSPDGTGDIADTLAEHDPHVQVMHRAGKEGLGAAYIAGFRWGIDRGYDVLVEMDADGSHQPEQLPRLLEAVRDADLVLGSRWVPGGGAVNWPGHRKLISRGGSTYSRLMLGVDIHDVTGGFRAFRRDTLLGIGLDEVASQGYCFQVDLAWRAIRKGYRVLEVPITFIERERGNSKMSNTIVAEALWRVTAWGVGRRVGKYADKPTPELAPSKPADRTPDAAPAPGDADPTATSGTTTGATPPRT, encoded by the coding sequence GTGACCGACCGCGAGCAGACCAGCTTCGCCGATCTCGGCAAGGTGCTCGTCATCATCCCCACCTACAACGAATCGGAGAACATCGAGCCGATCGTTGCGCGCCTGCGCGCCGCGGTGCCCGACGTCGACGTGCTCATCGCCGACGACAACAGCCCCGACGGCACCGGCGACATCGCCGACACCCTCGCCGAGCACGACCCGCACGTCCAGGTCATGCACCGCGCGGGCAAGGAGGGGTTGGGCGCCGCCTACATCGCCGGCTTCCGCTGGGGCATCGATCGCGGTTACGACGTCCTGGTGGAGATGGACGCCGACGGGTCGCACCAGCCCGAGCAGTTGCCCCGACTGCTCGAAGCGGTCCGGGACGCGGACCTGGTGCTCGGCTCGCGCTGGGTGCCGGGCGGCGGCGCGGTCAACTGGCCCGGCCACCGCAAGCTGATCTCCCGGGGCGGCAGCACCTACTCGCGGTTGATGCTCGGCGTCGACATCCACGACGTCACCGGCGGCTTCCGGGCGTTTCGCCGGGACACCCTGCTGGGCATCGGCCTGGACGAGGTCGCCTCGCAGGGCTACTGCTTCCAGGTCGACCTGGCCTGGCGCGCGATCCGCAAGGGCTACCGCGTGCTCGAGGTGCCGATCACCTTCATCGAGCGCGAACGCGGCAACAGCAAGATGAGCAACACCATCGTCGCCGAGGCGCTGTGGCGGGTCACCGCGTGGGGCGTCGGCCGCCGGGTCGGCAAGTACGCGGACAAGCCCACCCCGGAACTCGCCCCGAGCAAGCCCGCCGATCGGACCCCGGACGCCGCCCCCGCCCCGGGCGACGCCGACCCCACCGCCACCTCCGGCACCACCACCGGTGCCACCCCGCCGAGGACGTGA
- a CDS encoding FxsA family protein, whose protein sequence is MSTALRRAVKLLPIVALPLAEIYVITLVGGAIGAGETFLLILAGIVAGSLVIRYEGRRVLNRLRALGERAQREGRSDPVEIAAQGKEATKAAADAGVVILGGVLLIIPGFISDALGLLCVLPFTRPLVRRLIGTVVAAKVAGSARLSGMTRQARIHRPDGKVIQGEVIDPDPRRDDEPPPPPRPLP, encoded by the coding sequence GTGAGTACCGCGCTGCGCCGGGCGGTCAAGCTCCTGCCGATCGTCGCTCTGCCGCTGGCCGAGATCTACGTGATCACCCTGGTGGGCGGCGCCATCGGCGCGGGCGAGACCTTCCTGCTGATCCTGGCCGGCATCGTGGCGGGCTCGCTGGTGATCCGGTACGAGGGCCGCCGGGTGCTGAACCGGCTGCGCGCGCTGGGCGAACGGGCGCAGCGCGAGGGCCGGTCCGACCCGGTCGAGATCGCGGCCCAGGGCAAGGAGGCGACCAAGGCCGCCGCCGACGCGGGTGTGGTCATCCTGGGCGGCGTGCTGCTGATCATCCCCGGCTTCATCAGCGACGCGCTCGGGTTGTTGTGCGTCCTGCCGTTCACCCGGCCGCTGGTGCGCCGGTTGATCGGCACCGTGGTGGCGGCGAAGGTGGCGGGCAGCGCCCGGTTGAGCGGCATGACCCGGCAGGCCCGGATCCATCGCCCCGACGGCAAGGTCATCCAGGGCGAGGTGATCGACCCGGACCCGCGGCGGGACGACGAACCACCGCCACCGCCACGCCCGCTGCCCTGA
- a CDS encoding RNA polymerase-binding protein RbpA has protein sequence MSERALRGTRLGATSYETDRGIDLAPRRTVEYECPRGHRFEMPFSVEAEIPSNWECRSCGAVAQLVDGAPPEEKKNKATRTHWDMLMERRTREELEEVLAERLAVLRSGGINLHHDPRDNRKSA, from the coding sequence ATGAGTGAGCGAGCTCTCCGCGGCACACGCCTTGGCGCCACCAGCTACGAGACCGATCGCGGTATCGATCTGGCGCCGCGTCGTACCGTGGAATACGAATGCCCCCGGGGGCACCGCTTCGAGATGCCGTTCTCCGTCGAGGCGGAGATCCCGTCGAACTGGGAGTGCCGCAGCTGCGGCGCCGTGGCGCAGCTGGTGGACGGCGCGCCGCCCGAGGAGAAGAAGAACAAAGCGACTCGCACGCACTGGGACATGCTCATGGAGCGGCGGACCAGGGAAGAGCTGGAAGAGGTGCTCGCCGAGCGCCTCGCCGTATTGCGGTCGGGTGGGATCAACCTCCACCACGACCCACGCGACAACCGCAAGAGCGCCTGA